A single region of the Candidatus Aenigmatarchaeota archaeon genome encodes:
- a CDS encoding N-6 DNA methylase codes for MKVFSSSEVRHGLSLFLENELVFIEEQIIEKENRLFVKCQIKDKYKPAKPEEIVRQLFIHQLISEYGYPKERIDVERAISFGSRDSGLADIVVMHEDMTHPFIIFEVKRPKRSDGLEQLKSYCNANGAPIGVWSNGNEIILLHREEPNIFTSIPRIPKATETLRDVLTERWTIKWLEENDELKKGKTTLKKILLDLEELVLGNAGVDPFEEIFKLIYAKLYDEWRGINEPNNYQLEFFVGGRSPEQVKRAIENLLEGAKRQWRGVFEPTDKIELRDEHLKVCVSFLEKIKLFNSNLQIIDEAFEYLIPQVSKKKEGQFFTPRPVIDMVVKMLNPKYDEAIIDPACGSCGFTLHSILWVAGGKLTANGLPPAAKDFAQNRVFGIDFAKKAVKIAKAINLIAGDGKAHVYKANSLAPFTWDDETKGGLRERLLQFEDSTKNRENIESFTYFDFDILMTNPPFAGTVKEREILRLYKLAEKGGRLVNKIGRHILFLERSLQFIRPGGRMAIVLPQGIFNNTNAEYIRRFIMEEARILAVVGLHGNTFKPHTGTKTSVLFLQKYTDEEKEKIQQIKAKYESKFDKYFEELQKTYASCNWDTALDEEELPEELKTFLESYFASVEEIEETEAETAETEGNESDKKVSLKELIDEFNEIVDILEERKEELKKADTQRTKEIKKEIIALDKKAKKLHREISERTLGGQIWLVLNDEKIKEEFKKFWLEGKVIKEMDYPIFMAVNKKPVKDNSGDYRYKKNPDGSFVLDEHGHPVIDHDLDEIAEAFIKFAKEQDFDFWREQ; via the coding sequence ATGAAAGTTTTTTCTTCTTCAGAAGTAAGGCATGGACTTTCTCTTTTTTTGGAAAACGAACTTGTTTTTATAGAAGAACAAATAATTGAAAAAGAAAACAGGTTGTTTGTAAAATGCCAAATTAAAGATAAGTACAAACCTGCAAAACCTGAAGAAATAGTAAGACAGTTATTTATTCATCAGTTAATTTCAGAATATGGCTACCCTAAGGAACGAATTGACGTTGAAAGAGCTATCTCTTTTGGTTCAAGAGACTCAGGGCTTGCTGACATTGTTGTAATGCACGAAGATATGACACATCCCTTTATAATTTTTGAAGTTAAAAGACCTAAAAGAAGCGATGGTTTAGAGCAACTTAAGAGTTATTGTAACGCAAATGGTGCCCCCATTGGCGTTTGGTCTAATGGAAATGAAATTATTTTGCTACATAGAGAAGAACCAAATATTTTTACTTCTATTCCACGTATTCCAAAGGCAACAGAAACATTAAGAGATGTTTTAACAGAACGTTGGACTATTAAATGGTTAGAAGAAAATGATGAGTTAAAAAAAGGTAAAACAACACTAAAGAAGATTCTTCTCGATTTAGAGGAACTCGTTTTAGGAAATGCAGGAGTTGACCCATTTGAAGAAATTTTCAAACTTATTTATGCAAAGCTTTATGATGAATGGAGGGGAATAAATGAACCTAATAATTATCAGTTGGAGTTTTTTGTTGGGGGAAGAAGCCCAGAACAAGTAAAAAGAGCAATTGAAAACCTTCTTGAAGGGGCTAAAAGACAATGGCGGGGAGTATTTGAGCCAACAGATAAAATTGAATTAAGGGATGAACATCTTAAAGTCTGTGTTTCATTTCTTGAAAAGATAAAGTTATTCAATTCCAACCTTCAAATAATTGATGAAGCATTTGAGTATCTAATACCACAAGTATCAAAGAAAAAGGAAGGGCAGTTTTTCACACCAAGACCTGTTATTGATATGGTAGTAAAAATGCTTAACCCAAAGTATGATGAGGCAATAATTGACCCTGCTTGTGGTTCTTGCGGTTTTACTCTTCATTCTATACTATGGGTTGCAGGTGGAAAACTAACTGCTAATGGCTTGCCACCAGCAGCCAAAGATTTTGCACAAAACAGAGTTTTCGGTATTGATTTTGCCAAAAAAGCTGTAAAAATCGCAAAGGCAATAAATCTAATTGCTGGAGATGGTAAAGCCCATGTTTACAAAGCAAATTCATTAGCACCATTTACTTGGGATGATGAGACTAAAGGTGGTTTAAGAGAAAGACTTTTACAATTTGAAGATTCGACAAAAAACAGGGAAAATATAGAAAGTTTTACTTACTTTGATTTTGATATTTTGATGACAAACCCGCCCTTTGCTGGAACAGTAAAAGAACGGGAAATATTAAGACTTTACAAATTGGCAGAAAAAGGAGGTAGACTTGTAAATAAAATTGGTAGACATATTCTATTTTTGGAGAGATCTTTACAATTTATACGTCCTGGAGGAAGAATGGCAATAGTTTTGCCACAAGGTATATTTAACAATACAAATGCCGAATATATTCGCAGGTTTATTATGGAAGAAGCAAGAATTTTAGCAGTTGTTGGCTTGCATGGAAATACATTTAAACCGCACACTGGAACAAAAACAAGTGTTCTCTTCTTACAAAAATACACTGATGAGGAAAAAGAAAAAATTCAACAGATTAAAGCTAAATATGAGAGCAAATTTGATAAATATTTTGAAGAACTTCAAAAAACTTATGCTAGTTGCAATTGGGATACTGCCTTGGACGAGGAAGAATTACCTGAAGAACTTAAAACATTTTTAGAAAGCTATTTTGCTTCAGTTGAAGAAATAGAGGAAACCGAGGCCGAAACTGCGGAAACAGAAGGAAACGAATCTGATAAAAAAGTTTCACTAAAAGAATTGATTGATGAATTTAACGAAATCGTTGATATTTTAGAAGAAAGAAAAGAGGAATTGAAAAAAGCAGACACCCAAAGAACAAAAGAAATAAAAAAAGAGATTATAGCATTAGATAAAAAAGCGAAAAAACTTCATCGTGAAATTTCTGAACGAACTTTAGGCGGGCAAATATGGTTAGTTTTAAATGATGAAAAAATCAAAGAAGAGTTTAAAAAATTCTGGCTTGAAGGAAAGGTAATAAAAGAAATGGATTATCCTATTTTTATGGCTGTAAATAAAAAACCTGTTAAAGATAATAGTGGAGATTACAGATATAAGAAAAATCCTGATGGTTCTTTTGTTTTAGATGAGCACGGACACCCAGTAATTGACCACGATTTAGACGAAATCGCAGAAGCGTTTATTAAATTTGCAAAAGAACAAGATTTTGATTTCTGGAGGGAACAATAA